One genomic region from Anabaena sp. PCC 7108 encodes:
- a CDS encoding cyanoexosortase B system-associated protein, producing the protein MTSLSKFFKGQQWSQLAVLILLLVLLAAGAVPGYLTGKWSWKQPLPVIKLKELKNIRKVGLSLPGWQTIKQSESQIGEHQWSLQILKQEKSAIEAILLLLPQNGPRDQPEIEWTDVNGWGKLTWGKWDIAQYRPAEFTVKQPTLQSNTTKKVAARFFRATTQQQTFAVLQWYAMPDSGTSLPVNWFVADQLAQWQKKRVPWVAVSILIPMEPFGQAETSWPQLQSLGETVQTALMAKIL; encoded by the coding sequence ATGACTTCCTTATCAAAGTTTTTCAAGGGACAGCAATGGAGTCAGTTGGCAGTGCTAATATTACTGCTAGTGTTGTTAGCAGCGGGAGCCGTTCCTGGATACCTAACAGGAAAATGGTCATGGAAACAGCCACTACCAGTAATTAAACTCAAGGAATTGAAAAATATCCGCAAAGTGGGATTAAGTCTTCCTGGGTGGCAAACTATTAAACAGTCAGAATCACAAATTGGCGAACATCAATGGTCTTTACAGATACTCAAGCAAGAAAAGTCAGCTATTGAGGCTATACTGCTTTTGCTACCACAAAATGGACCGAGGGATCAACCAGAGATAGAGTGGACAGATGTTAACGGCTGGGGGAAATTAACTTGGGGAAAGTGGGATATAGCTCAATATCGTCCTGCTGAATTTACTGTTAAACAGCCCACTCTTCAGTCAAATACAACCAAAAAAGTTGCAGCTAGATTTTTTCGGGCTACAACACAACAACAAACTTTTGCTGTTTTACAATGGTACGCAATGCCAGATAGTGGAACTTCATTACCAGTGAATTGGTTTGTGGCAGACCAATTAGCACAGTGGCAAAAAAAGCGAGTTCCTTGGGTAGCTGTGAGTATTTTGATACCAATGGAGCCTTTTGGACAAGC